The archaeon genome includes the window AAGTAGACGTCAGGGAGGTACAGAGGCAGGTCTCGAAGGTCGTCGACCCCGAGATCGGTATGCCCATCGTCGAGATGAATCTAATCGACAAGCTGGACATCAAGGGGGGAGAAGTGGATGTAGAGTACCACGCGACCACGCAGTACTGCCCGCCGGTCTTCGCTCTGAAGATCTCCCAAGACATCAGAGACGGCCTGATGCAGGTGAAAGGCGTCAACTCAGTCAAGGTCGTCGTGACTGGACACTACTTCGCTGATGCGATTAACCGCCAGGTGAACAAGCCTTCGACCGATCAGGGCGCTCCGCCAGCGGAAGCCCCGAAGCAGTAGTCAGAGCAGGGTAAGAGCCGCGGAGAGTGCGCCGAGCCTAGCCGTTGAATCGTTACTCGCACCGCACAGGACCACTGCGTCTCCGTTCTTCGGACTGAGTCCTGCTCTGAGGAGCGACCAAGTGCCGCTTGGGAAGTCTCTCTCGCAGTCGTGGGACCCGCCAGGGACCGCGAACTTCCCCTCCTTGATGACGTAGGTCGTCGCGCCTGCAGCTCCCACAAGAATCGCTGCGTCGCGCTGGTCGATGCCGGTTGCGACCTTTCTGGCCCCGGAGCGGACCAGCATGCCCACATGATGGCTGCCTACCGTCAACCGAGAATCCTTGATTGAGATCATGGGCGAGAGGGCGCTGAGAGTCTCCCTGTACAAGCGCGCGCCTAAGACAGTCAGATGACAGCCCGTGGTGTCCGCATCGACGTATCCTTCTTCGCGGAGTTTCTTGAGGACGGTCCTAATCGATCCCTCCCCAAGCCCAATGTCCTGGGCCAGCGCCTGCCTGCCTATCGTCCTGGAGTTCCCAATCGTGAGGAATGCGAGGAGAAGGTGGGCCCTTGTAAACCCAGGCGACGGGCCCGGCTCGCTCTTCTCTCCGATGCTCAGGAGGGCCGCCAGGGGACGCAACCCCATCGCTTCACTCTGGGGTTCTCTATAACTCGTTCCTCGACTGCGGGAGGATAGGCGAAGGGTTTGTGACGAGGACTCAAGACCGAGCGCTTAAATGGCTGGCTGGATTATCCAGCCAGCGTGAGGAGGGCGCAGGATGTTGCGGTAGTGGGGATATTTTCAGCCCTCGTCGTAGGCTCCGACTTTGCTCTCTATCCGCTCTATGGCATAAAGCTGATGGACACCCTGGTCTTCTTCGTGGCTTTCGCCTTCGGAGCAAGGGCGAGCGTCGGTGTGGCGGTCATCTCTGAGACGACTTGGAGCTATGTCAGTCCCATCGGGGCCGCGGGCGTGATTACTCCTTTCCTGGTAGGGGGAGAGCTCCTCTTCGTCCTTGCCGGTTGGTGGGCTTCGAAGGCGTGGGGGGACCGGTCGAAACTCCTCTCTCCAAATGCTATCTTCATCGGGGCGCTGATGCTGATCTGCGCCTTCGTCTGGGACTTCGAGACGAACGCGGCCACGGCCCTGATAGCAGGCTGGCCAACTGTGACTCTGCAGTCCGTTGGGGCTTGGGAGCTGAGCGGGATCCCGTTCGCGGTTGTACACGAGGCCGCTGACTTCGTCCTGGGGATGGTCTTGATACCCGCGATCCTGATGGTGGTTCCGAGGACGAGGGAGGCCGGGCCCTGACATGGCGGGGAAGGGACTGCTGTATGGGGTCGTAGTGGTGATGGTGGCTGGGATACTGCTCACGTCCACGCTCGCGGTCCAGTACTACGCACTTTACCAGGCCCAGGCCTCTGCGTCGGAACAGCGGGCAGGCGAGCTGAGCGTAGCACTTGCGAAGTACAATTCGCTGGCGACTGACTACAGAACTTCCTTGCGCGACTACAACACGACCCTGTCGCTGCTTGCGAAGGCGGTCGCGAACCTGAACACCAGCACCCCCGCCTACGTGAACGCAAGCAGGGCACTCGCTACTCTCTGGGCGTCATACAAGGAGCTCGCAAGCGCTCAGGGAGGGAAGCCGCTGGTCTACCAGGTCAGGATGCTCCTGGACTTTGGGAACGGCACGTCAAGGTGGTACA containing:
- a CDS encoding DUF4430 domain-containing protein, producing MAGKGLLYGVVVVMVAGILLTSTLAVQYYALYQAQASASEQRAGELSVALAKYNSLATDYRTSLRDYNTTLSLLAKAVANLNTSTPAYVNASRALATLWASYKELASAQGGKPLVYQVRMLLDFGNGTSRWYNDTSIQPGWDGYVATLVFVGGRVDATWYPQYGEHFINGIGGVENDYANDKSWTLWTWNSAKGWQSSTLGADQVQLANGTVFAWAYCGYDPNTFVPTCSRP
- a CDS encoding DUF59 domain-containing protein, coding for MSTEQVDVREVQRQVSKVVDPEIGMPIVEMNLIDKLDIKGGEVDVEYHATTQYCPPVFALKISQDIRDGLMQVKGVNSVKVVVTGHYFADAINRQVNKPSTDQGAPPAEAPKQ